In a single window of the Limnohabitans sp. 2KL-27 genome:
- the lptA gene encoding lipopolysaccharide transport periplasmic protein LptA: MKTLRVIGLLASGLSLFSMPAWAEKADRDKPMRIEADAMRHDENKLLTIFTGQVVALKGTMVLRGARMEVQQDKEGQQIAHVWAAPNERVFFRQKREGVDEFTEGEGEMAIYDSQADVVTLIQRAEVRILRGTVLADQINGQKIVFNNTTEVMTVDRPAPGAKATDPRDQRVRAVLTPRKTNPATTPVAPTANIPALRVSPGTGEGKKP; the protein is encoded by the coding sequence ATGAAAACCCTTCGCGTCATTGGCCTCCTCGCCTCAGGGTTGAGCTTGTTCAGCATGCCTGCCTGGGCCGAGAAAGCCGACAGGGACAAACCCATGCGCATTGAGGCCGATGCCATGCGCCATGACGAGAACAAATTGCTCACCATCTTCACGGGTCAGGTGGTGGCCCTCAAAGGCACCATGGTGCTGCGCGGTGCACGCATGGAAGTGCAGCAAGACAAAGAAGGCCAACAAATCGCCCACGTCTGGGCTGCCCCCAATGAGCGGGTGTTCTTTCGGCAAAAGCGTGAAGGCGTGGACGAATTCACCGAAGGTGAGGGCGAAATGGCCATCTACGACAGCCAAGCCGACGTCGTGACCTTGATCCAGCGGGCCGAAGTGCGGATTTTGCGTGGCACGGTGCTGGCCGATCAGATCAACGGCCAGAAAATCGTGTTCAACAACACCACCGAGGTGATGACCGTGGACCGCCCCGCCCCGGGTGCCAAAGCCACAGACCCCCGCGACCAACGCGTGCGGGCCGTGCTCACCCCCCGAAAAACCAACCCCGCCACCACGCCAGTTGCACCCACAGCCAACATACCGGCCCTGCGGGTCAGCCCCGGCACCGGTGAGGGCAAGAAACCATGA
- the lptB gene encoding LPS export ABC transporter ATP-binding protein, giving the protein MSEPVVTSRLEAHHLQKAYGSRKVVHDVSVQVDKGEVVGLLGPNGAGKTTSFYMIVGLVRADGGQILIDGQDVTRMPIHKRSRMGLSYLPQEASIFRKLTVAENVRAILELQTNDQGQGLSSADIEKRLTELLGDLRVDHLRDSPAVALSGGERRRVEIARALATDPRFILLDEPFAGIDPIAVIEIQRIIAFLKQRGIGVLITDHNVRETLGICDHAYIISEGRVLAEGTPDEIVTNADVRRVYLGEHFRM; this is encoded by the coding sequence ATGAGCGAGCCTGTGGTCACCAGCCGCCTAGAAGCCCACCACCTGCAAAAAGCCTATGGCAGCCGCAAAGTGGTGCATGACGTGTCGGTGCAAGTGGACAAGGGCGAGGTCGTTGGCCTGCTCGGCCCCAACGGCGCTGGCAAAACCACCTCGTTTTACATGATCGTGGGCTTGGTGCGGGCCGATGGCGGGCAAATCCTGATCGACGGCCAAGACGTCACCCGCATGCCCATCCACAAGCGCTCGCGCATGGGCTTGTCCTACCTGCCGCAAGAAGCGTCCATCTTCCGCAAGCTCACGGTGGCCGAGAACGTGCGTGCCATTTTGGAGCTGCAAACCAACGACCAGGGCCAAGGTTTGTCGTCAGCCGACATCGAAAAACGCCTGACCGAATTGCTGGGCGATTTGCGGGTCGACCACCTGCGCGACTCGCCTGCGGTGGCGCTGTCGGGGGGTGAACGCCGCCGGGTCGAGATTGCTCGCGCCTTGGCCACCGACCCGCGCTTCATCCTTTTGGACGAGCCATTTGCAGGCATCGACCCCATCGCCGTGATCGAGATCCAGCGCATCATCGCCTTCCTCAAGCAGCGCGGCATTGGCGTGCTCATCACCGACCACAACGTGCGCGAGACGCTGGGCATTTGCGACCACGCCTACATCATCAGCGAAGGCCGCGTGCTGGCTGAAGGTACGCCCGACGAGATCGTGACCAACGCCGATGTGCGCCGGGTGTACTTGGGCGAACACTTCAGGATGTGA
- a CDS encoding RNA polymerase factor sigma-54 has protein sequence MKPGLSLRMSQHLALTPQLQQSIRLLQLSTLELSQEVDQMLDDNPFLERAEEESPAEAFGLEQADTHVSLGDRVSESASTSSSSEDNASETRDEAVTDVAESWDGDGSVDMRPDDSEWGGDATPRQNNGEETADAIDLARGSGSLTDFLHRQALSLRLSEVDRAALRFLIESLNDDGYLTDTLPELAAGLAGSDDYEQLDELVHRFTVALGLLQSLEPVGVGARDLAECLRIQIKAWLQDSPDDEVAQAALAICAQPLEMLAKRDYKRLAVACGLSEAVVKVAIPFIARLEPKPGRPFVQAEQNIIIPDVLVVNTSKTATPKFRIQLNPDVMPKLRVHDIYANALRGGKGDNHAGLQQRLQEARWFIKNIQQRFDTILRVSTAIVERQKNFLTHGELAMRPLVLREIADELGMHESTISRVTTAKYMSTPQGTFELKYFFGSGLGTDSGSAASSTAVRALIKQFVAAEKPAKPLSDNQLSEMLKEQGIDCARRTVAKYREALKIAPANLRKTL, from the coding sequence ATGAAGCCAGGCCTGTCGCTTCGCATGTCCCAGCACCTGGCGCTCACGCCCCAGCTGCAACAATCGATTCGCCTGCTCCAGCTGTCTACCCTGGAGCTGTCCCAAGAAGTCGACCAGATGCTGGACGACAACCCCTTTTTGGAACGTGCCGAAGAAGAATCCCCTGCCGAGGCCTTTGGCCTGGAGCAGGCCGACACCCACGTCAGCCTGGGCGACCGGGTAAGCGAAAGCGCCAGCACGTCCAGCAGCAGCGAAGACAACGCCAGCGAAACCCGCGACGAAGCCGTGACCGATGTGGCCGAAAGCTGGGACGGCGATGGCAGCGTGGACATGCGCCCCGACGACAGCGAATGGGGCGGCGACGCCACACCGCGCCAAAACAACGGCGAAGAAACCGCCGACGCCATCGATCTGGCGCGCGGCAGCGGGTCCCTGACCGACTTTTTGCACCGCCAGGCCTTGTCGCTGCGCTTGTCCGAAGTGGACCGCGCCGCCTTGCGCTTTTTGATCGAATCGCTCAACGACGACGGCTACCTGACCGACACCCTGCCCGAGCTGGCCGCAGGTCTTGCGGGCAGCGATGACTACGAGCAGCTCGACGAACTGGTGCACCGCTTCACCGTAGCGCTGGGTTTGCTGCAATCGCTCGAACCCGTGGGTGTCGGCGCACGCGACTTGGCCGAGTGCCTGCGCATCCAGATCAAGGCTTGGCTGCAAGACTCGCCCGATGACGAAGTCGCCCAGGCCGCACTGGCCATTTGCGCCCAGCCTCTCGAGATGTTGGCCAAGCGCGACTACAAGCGTTTGGCCGTGGCCTGCGGTCTGAGCGAAGCCGTGGTCAAAGTCGCCATCCCTTTCATCGCCCGACTCGAACCCAAGCCCGGCCGCCCCTTTGTGCAGGCCGAGCAAAACATCATCATTCCCGATGTGCTGGTGGTGAACACCAGCAAGACGGCCACGCCCAAATTCCGCATCCAGCTCAACCCGGACGTGATGCCCAAACTGCGCGTGCACGACATCTATGCCAACGCCCTGCGCGGCGGCAAGGGCGACAACCATGCCGGCCTGCAGCAGCGCCTGCAAGAGGCGCGCTGGTTCATCAAGAACATCCAGCAGCGCTTTGACACCATCTTGCGCGTGTCCACCGCCATCGTGGAGCGGCAAAAAAACTTCTTGACGCACGGCGAGCTGGCCATGCGCCCCTTGGTGCTGCGCGAGATCGCCGACGAGCTGGGCATGCACGAGTCCACCATCAGCCGCGTGACCACGGCCAAATACATGTCCACGCCACAAGGCACCTTTGAGCTGAAGTATTTCTTTGGCTCAGGCCTGGGCACCGACAGCGGCAGCGCTGCATCCAGCACCGCCGTGCGCGCGCTCATCAAACAGTTTGTGGCGGCCGAAAAACCCGCCAAACCGCTGTCGGACAACCAGCTGTCTGAAATGCTGAAAGAGCAAGGCATCGACTGCGCACGCCGCACCGTGGCCAAATACCGCGAAGCCCTGAAGATCGCCCCTGCGAACCTGCGCAAAACCCTTTGA
- a CDS encoding class I SAM-dependent RNA methyltransferase, with translation MNSLNLFMPCAAGVEGFLADEVHAITGLTGHDLMTGRGGVMARASWRDAMRINLHSRLTQRVLVQLSVTDYRNENDLYHAASEVAWEIWFTPKQTFKIDITAQHSPLTSLNFAALKIKDAVADRFRAKRGERPSVDTARPDVRIYAHLTPETLTLYIDTSGEPLFKRGWRTDKGDAPLKETLAAAMIAASGWDATVPLYDPCCGSGTIPIEAAQIACGIAPGLQRRFGFEKLLPFQNHVWQGLIEEARDHEHEPTAPIFGSDVAFRMVDFAERNAERAGVSGVIEFRGGDALQRMPPSETPGVMLLNPPYGERIAAAGVAGRGRDNFQPGALSDARASSRAAAPSHHRETAQTQDGDDSVDFFAQLASHWKKNYSGWSAWMLTPDLKLPSKMRLKESRRVPMWNGPIECRLFRFDMIKGSLKRTPTDASADKAGDTGTPAP, from the coding sequence GTGAATTCATTGAACCTGTTCATGCCCTGCGCCGCGGGCGTCGAGGGCTTCCTGGCCGACGAAGTGCACGCCATCACGGGCCTCACGGGCCACGACCTGATGACCGGCCGCGGCGGCGTGATGGCACGCGCTTCCTGGCGCGATGCCATGCGCATCAACCTGCACAGCCGCCTCACCCAGCGTGTGCTGGTGCAGCTGTCGGTGACCGACTACCGCAACGAGAACGACCTGTACCACGCCGCCAGCGAAGTGGCCTGGGAAATCTGGTTCACCCCCAAGCAAACCTTCAAGATCGACATCACCGCGCAGCACAGCCCGCTGACCAGCCTGAACTTTGCGGCCCTCAAAATCAAAGACGCTGTGGCCGACCGTTTTCGCGCCAAACGCGGTGAGCGCCCCAGCGTGGACACAGCACGGCCCGATGTGCGCATCTACGCCCACCTCACACCCGAAACCCTCACGCTGTACATCGACACCTCGGGCGAGCCCCTGTTCAAGCGCGGTTGGCGCACCGACAAGGGCGATGCGCCCCTGAAGGAAACCCTGGCCGCCGCCATGATCGCGGCCAGCGGTTGGGACGCCACCGTCCCCCTTTACGACCCGTGCTGCGGCAGCGGCACCATCCCGATCGAAGCAGCGCAAATCGCCTGTGGCATCGCGCCCGGTTTGCAGCGCCGCTTTGGCTTCGAAAAACTGCTGCCCTTCCAGAACCACGTTTGGCAAGGCCTGATCGAAGAAGCCCGCGACCACGAACACGAACCCACCGCGCCGATCTTTGGCAGCGATGTGGCCTTTCGCATGGTCGACTTTGCCGAGCGCAACGCCGAACGCGCAGGCGTGTCGGGCGTGATCGAGTTCCGGGGTGGCGACGCCCTGCAACGCATGCCCCCCAGCGAGACCCCCGGCGTCATGCTGCTCAACCCGCCTTATGGCGAGCGCATTGCCGCTGCCGGTGTGGCCGGGCGCGGGCGTGACAACTTCCAGCCGGGTGCCCTTTCGGATGCTCGTGCCAGTTCCCGCGCCGCCGCCCCAAGCCACCACCGCGAAACCGCCCAGACCCAAGACGGCGACGACAGCGTCGACTTCTTTGCCCAACTGGCCAGCCACTGGAAGAAAAACTACAGCGGCTGGAGCGCCTGGATGCTCACGCCCGACCTGAAGCTGCCCAGCAAAATGCGCCTGAAAGAATCGCGCCGCGTGCCCATGTGGAACGGCCCCATCGAATGCCGCTTGTTCCGCTTTGACATGATCAAAGGCAGCTTGAAGCGCACACCAACAGACGCCTCTGCAGACAAAGCAGGGGATACTGGAACGCCTGCCCCATGA
- a CDS encoding putative toxin-antitoxin system toxin component, PIN family encodes MSVSAPVSTLERHVLDTNILLDLWVFDEPQAEALRTRVESGSIDWLATAAMREELARVLAYPQIAKRLTHRQLPASAVLGHFDRWAQLQPDAPKAPYACKDADDQKFIDLAVQHTAALHSKDAQVLCMKKRLERCGVALNPTTA; translated from the coding sequence ATGAGTGTGAGTGCGCCTGTGAGCACCCTGGAGCGCCATGTGCTGGACACCAACATCTTGCTCGACCTGTGGGTGTTTGACGAACCCCAGGCCGAAGCACTGCGCACCCGCGTGGAGAGCGGCAGCATAGATTGGCTGGCCACCGCCGCCATGCGCGAAGAGCTGGCCCGGGTGCTGGCCTACCCGCAAATCGCCAAACGCCTGACGCACCGCCAACTGCCCGCCAGTGCCGTGCTGGGCCACTTTGACCGCTGGGCCCAACTGCAGCCCGACGCCCCCAAAGCCCCCTACGCCTGCAAAGACGCAGACGACCAGAAATTCATTGACCTGGCCGTGCAGCACACCGCCGCCCTGCACAGCAAAGACGCGCAAGTGCTCTGCATGAAAAAACGCCTGGAGCGCTGCGGCGTGGCGCTGAACCCGACCACGGCCTGA
- a CDS encoding YecA family protein, with product MNTTAGLEAEDFDTLDNILDDLRERFEETPQWEFCEGFMAALVCCRRAIPDSEWLPMLLGIDPDEMDGGSFADEAQRQQFMALWQRRFDEIQLALDTPVQALDDDKAYAPEVMDVRGAIASLPPEEREEIEDSEIPSFAQVWALGFMFAVENWPDEWATPKDKDAAKWYDLSLEAVVALTEDDTDVPTLSALSEDGPPSVSENRLNAYGEALWAVYDLREIWRNIGPRVAQVIKEATPGRNDACSCGSGKKYKKCCGA from the coding sequence ATGAACACGACCGCTGGCTTGGAAGCCGAAGACTTTGACACCCTGGACAACATCCTGGACGACCTGCGTGAGCGCTTTGAAGAGACGCCGCAGTGGGAGTTTTGCGAGGGCTTCATGGCGGCGCTGGTGTGCTGCCGCCGCGCCATTCCCGACAGCGAGTGGCTGCCCATGCTGCTGGGCATTGACCCGGACGAGATGGATGGCGGCAGCTTTGCCGACGAGGCCCAGCGCCAGCAGTTCATGGCCTTGTGGCAGCGCCGTTTTGACGAGATCCAGCTCGCGCTGGACACCCCCGTGCAGGCGCTGGACGACGACAAGGCTTACGCCCCCGAGGTGATGGACGTGCGCGGCGCGATCGCGTCATTGCCGCCCGAAGAGCGCGAAGAAATCGAGGACAGCGAGATCCCATCGTTTGCCCAAGTGTGGGCGCTGGGCTTCATGTTCGCGGTGGAAAACTGGCCCGATGAGTGGGCCACGCCCAAGGACAAAGACGCGGCCAAGTGGTACGACCTGTCGCTTGAAGCGGTCGTTGCCTTGACCGAAGACGACACCGATGTGCCCACCCTGTCGGCCCTGTCCGAAGACGGCCCGCCCAGCGTGAGCGAGAACCGCCTGAATGCCTATGGCGAAGCGCTGTGGGCGGTGTACGACTTGCGTGAGATCTGGCGCAACATCGGCCCCCGCGTGGCGCAGGTCATCAAGGAAGCCACACCGGGTCGCAACGACGCCTGCAGCTGCGGCAGCGGTAAAAAATACAAGAAGTGCTGCGGGGCTTGA
- a CDS encoding alpha/beta fold hydrolase, producing the protein MAWFEGFERQTLTVAGLPVCFRRSADWAAQEHLPVLVLLHGFPQTHVMWQRVAQHLRGRYRLVMPDLRGYGDSSHAVGDAEHRHYSKRAMAQEVVGLLDALGVADFFLCGHDRGGRVAHRLALDHAARVKKLCVIDIAPTLDMYSGLWGKTPQASGPVADPYFAFAQAYYHWFHLTQPAPLPEFMIGGNPKAYLHAKLGGWGSQGMGYIEAEALAEYERALCNPALNDKGWSAAIHSAAEDYRASAGIDLQHDREGREYGHKIACDTLVLWGERGVVNRMFKPVELWQAQCAGRVSGLCLPAGHFIPEELPEATRDALRGFFV; encoded by the coding sequence ATGGCCTGGTTTGAAGGCTTCGAGCGGCAAACGCTCACGGTGGCAGGCTTGCCGGTTTGCTTTCGGCGCTCGGCCGATTGGGCCGCGCAAGAGCACCTGCCCGTGCTGGTCTTGCTGCATGGCTTTCCGCAAACCCACGTCATGTGGCAGCGCGTCGCGCAGCACTTGCGCGGCCGCTACCGCTTGGTCATGCCTGACTTGCGCGGTTATGGCGACTCTTCACACGCCGTAGGCGACGCCGAACACCGGCACTACAGCAAACGCGCCATGGCGCAAGAAGTGGTGGGCTTGCTCGACGCGCTGGGGGTGGCTGATTTCTTTTTGTGCGGTCACGACCGGGGCGGTCGTGTGGCGCACCGGCTGGCGCTGGACCATGCTGCGCGGGTCAAAAAACTCTGTGTGATCGACATCGCGCCGACGCTGGACATGTACAGCGGTCTGTGGGGCAAAACCCCTCAGGCCTCCGGCCCGGTGGCGGACCCCTACTTTGCGTTTGCGCAGGCTTATTACCATTGGTTCCACCTGACGCAGCCCGCGCCCTTGCCGGAATTCATGATCGGCGGCAACCCGAAAGCCTATTTGCACGCCAAGCTGGGCGGCTGGGGCAGTCAGGGCATGGGCTACATCGAAGCCGAAGCCTTGGCCGAATACGAGCGCGCCTTATGCAATCCGGCGCTCAACGACAAGGGCTGGTCCGCCGCCATCCACAGCGCGGCCGAAGATTACCGGGCCAGCGCGGGCATTGACCTGCAGCACGACCGCGAAGGTCGCGAATACGGCCACAAGATCGCTTGCGACACTCTGGTGCTTTGGGGCGAGCGCGGCGTGGTCAACCGCATGTTCAAGCCGGTCGAGCTGTGGCAGGCGCAATGCGCGGGCCGCGTCAGTGGCCTGTGCCTACCGGCAGGGCATTTCATTCCCGAGGAACTGCCCGAGGCGACCCGCGACGCCTTGCGGGGCTTTTTCGTTTAA
- a CDS encoding tripartite tricarboxylate transporter substrate binding protein, giving the protein MAAAVLLSTTSLAWAQTAWPNKPVKIVVPFAPGGTTDILARAIAPDLAKAFGQQFVIENKGGAGGNLGAEQVAKSAGDGYTLLMGTVGTHGINRALYAKLPYDPFKDFVPITLVAGVPNVMVVNAEKAAANKINNVKDFIQYAKANPGKLNMASSGNGTSIHLAGELFKSQTGTFMAHIPYRGSGPALLDLAGGSMDVMFDNLPSAMQLIKAGKLKALAVTSSQRSAALPDLPTVEEAGGLKGFEASSWFGLLAPAGTPADVVSRIQQEVAKSLATPAMKERLATLGAIPSGNTPAQFAALIEAEHKKWAEVVKASGAKVD; this is encoded by the coding sequence ATGGCGGCTGCAGTTCTGTTGTCGACCACGTCTTTGGCCTGGGCCCAAACCGCTTGGCCCAACAAGCCGGTCAAGATCGTGGTGCCCTTTGCACCGGGCGGTACCACCGACATCCTCGCCCGTGCCATCGCCCCCGATTTGGCCAAGGCCTTTGGCCAGCAGTTCGTGATCGAAAACAAGGGCGGCGCAGGCGGCAACCTGGGGGCCGAGCAAGTGGCCAAGTCGGCCGGCGACGGCTACACCCTGCTCATGGGTACCGTGGGAACGCACGGCATCAACCGCGCGCTTTACGCCAAACTGCCTTATGACCCTTTCAAGGACTTTGTGCCGATCACCTTGGTTGCGGGCGTGCCCAATGTGATGGTGGTCAACGCCGAAAAAGCGGCCGCCAACAAGATCAACAACGTCAAGGACTTCATCCAATACGCCAAAGCCAACCCCGGCAAGCTGAACATGGCCTCCAGCGGCAATGGCACCTCCATCCATTTGGCGGGGGAGTTGTTCAAGTCCCAAACCGGCACCTTCATGGCGCACATCCCTTACCGTGGTTCCGGCCCGGCTTTGCTCGATTTGGCAGGCGGCAGCATGGACGTGATGTTCGACAACCTGCCCTCGGCCATGCAACTCATCAAGGCCGGCAAGCTCAAAGCCCTGGCGGTGACCAGCAGCCAGCGCTCTGCGGCCTTGCCTGATTTGCCCACCGTGGAAGAAGCGGGCGGCCTCAAAGGCTTTGAAGCCAGCAGTTGGTTCGGCTTGTTGGCCCCGGCAGGCACGCCCGCCGATGTGGTCAGCCGCATCCAGCAAGAAGTGGCCAAATCACTCGCCACCCCCGCCATGAAAGAGCGTTTGGCCACGCTGGGTGCGATCCCCAGCGGCAACACGCCCGCGCAATTTGCGGCGCTGATCGAGGCCGAGCACAAGAAGTGGGCCGAAGTCGTCAAGGCCTCGGGTGCCAAGGTCGATTGA
- a CDS encoding class I adenylate-forming enzyme family protein: MQASETSPLAARFAQLAQDCGTQPAMTFRGDERKATQTGDSTFAYDFAKFWRRVARVTAHLQSTWGVQPGDRVAWLGFNHELQLVTLVACARLGAVFLPLNFRLAVPELQQVMQDAHPRLLVHDSHHADTARALHVERLQHTHHETLIATASPRALPLPAVHGELPLLLVYTSGTTGVPKGAVHTQAALLANARASAWAHDFAPGDKVLSTLPLFHVGGLCIQTLPALLAGVEVVLHTRFDPSAWLDEMSTSQPSLSLLVPATMRAVFEHPRWADTSLAGLRGIMTGSSTVPVAYLDTLHARGVPVGQVYGTTETGPVSIVLRLPEAMARVGASGWPHPQAQVKLIDAQDREVGPGETGEVCLRADNLMSGYWSAQGQSGLGLQDGWFHSGDLGQRDADGCITIVGRSKDMVISGGENIYPAEIENQLVTLPGVAECAVVGVADARWGEVPVAVLVRTADASGQALSAETVLAHLQPRIARFKLPRRVVFVGGLPKSALGKVLKPQLQSQLTGTNP, from the coding sequence ATGCAGGCCTCCGAGACCAGCCCCCTCGCGGCCCGCTTTGCGCAGCTGGCGCAGGACTGCGGCACGCAGCCCGCCATGACCTTCCGGGGCGATGAGCGCAAAGCCACCCAGACGGGTGACAGCACCTTCGCCTACGACTTCGCCAAGTTCTGGCGGCGCGTGGCACGCGTCACCGCGCACCTGCAGTCCACCTGGGGCGTGCAGCCGGGTGACCGCGTGGCTTGGCTGGGTTTCAACCATGAACTGCAGTTGGTCACGCTGGTGGCCTGCGCCCGTTTGGGTGCGGTCTTTTTGCCGCTCAACTTTCGCCTGGCCGTGCCCGAGTTGCAGCAGGTCATGCAAGACGCCCATCCGCGCCTGCTGGTGCACGACAGCCACCACGCCGACACCGCACGGGCCTTGCATGTCGAGCGCCTGCAGCATACCCACCACGAGACGTTGATCGCCACCGCCTCGCCTCGCGCCTTGCCTCTGCCCGCTGTGCATGGCGAGTTGCCGCTGCTGCTGGTCTACACCTCGGGCACCACGGGCGTGCCCAAGGGCGCTGTGCACACGCAAGCCGCGCTGCTGGCCAATGCCCGGGCCAGTGCATGGGCGCACGACTTTGCACCCGGCGACAAAGTGCTGTCTACGCTGCCTCTGTTCCATGTGGGGGGCCTGTGCATCCAGACCCTGCCGGCACTGCTGGCGGGTGTGGAGGTGGTGCTGCACACACGCTTTGACCCCAGCGCCTGGTTGGACGAAATGTCCACCAGCCAACCCTCCTTGTCGCTGCTGGTGCCCGCCACCATGCGCGCTGTGTTCGAACACCCGCGTTGGGCCGATACCTCGCTCGCTGGCCTGCGCGGCATCATGACCGGCTCGTCCACCGTGCCTGTGGCCTACCTCGACACCCTGCACGCACGCGGTGTGCCGGTGGGGCAGGTTTATGGCACCACCGAAACCGGCCCTGTGTCCATCGTGCTGCGCCTGCCCGAGGCCATGGCCCGTGTGGGCGCATCCGGCTGGCCGCACCCACAAGCGCAGGTCAAATTGATCGACGCCCAAGACCGAGAAGTCGGCCCCGGCGAAACCGGCGAGGTCTGCCTGCGCGCCGACAACCTGATGAGCGGCTACTGGAGCGCGCAAGGGCAAAGCGGCCTGGGCCTGCAAGACGGCTGGTTCCATTCGGGCGACTTGGGCCAGCGCGACGCAGATGGCTGCATCACCATCGTGGGCCGCAGCAAAGACATGGTGATTTCGGGCGGCGAAAACATCTACCCGGCCGAAATCGAAAACCAACTCGTCACCTTGCCCGGTGTGGCCGAGTGCGCCGTGGTCGGTGTGGCCGATGCCCGCTGGGGTGAAGTGCCGGTGGCGGTGCTGGTGCGCACTGCCGATGCATCTGGCCAAGCTTTGAGCGCCGAAACCGTGTTGGCCCACCTGCAGCCGCGCATCGCCCGCTTCAAACTCCCTCGCCGCGTGGTGTTCGTGGGCGGCCTGCCCAAGAGCGCTTTGGGCAAGGTGCTCAAGCCGCAACTGCAGTCCCAATTGACAGGGACAAACCCTTAA
- a CDS encoding acyl-CoA dehydrogenase family protein, producing the protein MPICGDDYPLTEKQQKLIALARQLGREKFAPRAAHLDRDAQFPFANYDDMRACGLLALCVPEAHGGQGADYATYAMVSAEIGRYCGATALTFNMHVCTMLWSGLLSEDLEMTPEQRASHRQHQATHFARVVKDGAIYAQPFSEGGAAASGAQPFGTLAVKVDGGWKVNGKKIFASLSDAADYFGVLCTEKKEGADLSRRDTLYLAIPRTAPGLTIEGDWDPLGMRATVSRNLIFKDVFVPDDAALMPQGLYFQAASRWPHMFMTLSPTYMGIAQAAYDFTVAYLRGEIPGTGPVKRRQFATKQIAVAEMFIKLEQTRNLFLRAIEDAKVDPSKSTRLRAYAAQYTIMENAQDIARLAIRTCGGQSMLKSLPLERLYRDARCGSLMLPWTAELCMDRIGREALYEPGEKDE; encoded by the coding sequence ATGCCCATCTGTGGTGACGATTACCCCCTGACCGAAAAACAGCAAAAGCTGATTGCCCTGGCCCGGCAACTGGGCCGCGAAAAGTTTGCCCCGCGTGCCGCGCATCTCGACCGCGACGCGCAGTTCCCGTTTGCCAACTACGACGACATGCGCGCCTGCGGCCTGCTGGCGCTGTGCGTGCCCGAAGCCCATGGCGGCCAGGGCGCTGATTACGCCACCTATGCCATGGTCTCGGCCGAGATCGGTCGCTACTGCGGCGCCACCGCGCTCACCTTCAACATGCACGTCTGCACCATGCTCTGGAGCGGTTTGTTGTCTGAAGACCTGGAGATGACGCCCGAGCAGCGTGCCTCACACCGCCAGCACCAGGCCACACACTTTGCGCGGGTGGTGAAAGACGGCGCGATTTACGCGCAGCCTTTCTCGGAAGGTGGCGCTGCGGCCTCAGGGGCGCAACCTTTTGGCACCCTGGCGGTCAAGGTCGATGGCGGCTGGAAGGTCAACGGCAAAAAAATCTTTGCTTCTCTGTCAGATGCGGCCGATTACTTTGGCGTGCTGTGCACCGAGAAGAAAGAGGGCGCTGACCTCTCACGCCGGGACACCCTGTACCTGGCCATACCCCGCACAGCACCGGGCCTGACGATCGAAGGCGACTGGGACCCGCTGGGCATGCGCGCCACCGTGTCGCGCAATTTGATTTTCAAAGACGTGTTCGTGCCGGACGACGCGGCCCTCATGCCGCAAGGCCTTTACTTCCAGGCCGCCAGCCGCTGGCCGCATATGTTCATGACGCTCTCGCCCACCTACATGGGCATCGCGCAAGCGGCCTACGACTTCACCGTGGCGTATTTGCGTGGCGAGATTCCGGGCACGGGCCCCGTCAAGCGCCGCCAGTTCGCCACCAAACAGATCGCCGTGGCCGAGATGTTCATCAAGCTCGAGCAAACCCGCAACCTGTTCTTGCGTGCGATTGAAGACGCGAAGGTCGATCCGTCCAAGTCCACCCGCCTGCGCGCCTACGCCGCGCAGTACACCATCATGGAAAACGCGCAAGACATCGCCCGCTTGGCCATCCGCACCTGCGGCGGTCAGTCCATGCTCAAAAGTCTGCCGCTCGAGCGCCTTTACCGCGATGCGCGTTGCGGTTCGCTCATGTTGCCTTGGACAGCCGAGCTGTGCATGGACCGCATTGGCCGCGAAGCCCTGTACGAACCCGGCGAAAAAGACGAGTGA